From the genome of Methylomonas sp. UP202, one region includes:
- a CDS encoding group III truncated hemoglobin: MNALDESLTEAHIADLVRRFYGKAAADPELQAIFDAAIDDWDAHHRIVENFWSHALLQTDRYHGTPYPVHARLRLKLEHFDRWLALFRETAVEALPAEAAGRAIAKAEQMAEGFKHGMFFDYNPVKSC; the protein is encoded by the coding sequence ATGAATGCCCTTGATGAATCCTTAACTGAAGCGCACATCGCCGATTTGGTGCGGCGCTTTTACGGAAAGGCCGCCGCCGACCCGGAACTGCAGGCGATATTCGACGCCGCCATCGACGACTGGGACGCGCACCATCGCATCGTCGAAAACTTTTGGTCGCATGCCTTGTTGCAGACCGATCGTTACCACGGTACGCCTTACCCGGTGCATGCCCGTTTACGCTTGAAGCTGGAACACTTCGATCGCTGGCTGGCGCTGTTCAGGGAAACCGCTGTCGAAGCGTTGCCGGCTGAAGCGGCCGGCCGGGCCATCGCCAAAGCGGAACAGATGGCGGAAGGTTTTAAACACGGCATGTTTTTCGATTACAACCCAGTCAAGTCGTGCTAG
- a CDS encoding YkgJ family cysteine cluster protein translates to MNEDDCLGFFAAQSEAFADTLAARRGRPDLIDGLLSQAFSSFDGNVAEETEGHPPIACDKGCATCCTLRVTATAPEVLLIARYIRWTASQNSELGLADLLAKADRQTAGLNEAERVKLRRACPFIRRGACAIYQVRPLACRGHASYDRQACVDAFAGRADRVPISEPHRTFRGLIQNAMQSALRDAGYAWELYELNRAVTMALGDADSQAAWLVGEDVFFPAATGDVGREEMARTFDTLKLLA, encoded by the coding sequence ATGAACGAAGACGATTGCTTGGGTTTTTTCGCCGCGCAGAGCGAGGCGTTTGCCGATACATTGGCGGCGCGGCGCGGCCGCCCGGATTTGATCGACGGCCTATTGTCCCAGGCCTTCAGTAGCTTTGACGGTAATGTCGCCGAAGAAACCGAAGGCCATCCGCCCATCGCTTGCGACAAGGGCTGCGCCACCTGTTGCACGTTGCGGGTCACCGCGACCGCGCCGGAGGTGTTGTTGATCGCACGCTATATTCGCTGGACCGCGAGCCAGAACAGCGAATTAGGTCTGGCCGATCTACTCGCCAAGGCCGATCGTCAAACCGCCGGCTTGAATGAAGCGGAGCGAGTTAAGTTGCGGCGGGCTTGCCCGTTCATTCGGCGCGGTGCTTGTGCGATTTATCAAGTGCGGCCATTGGCCTGTCGCGGACACGCTTCCTACGACCGGCAAGCTTGCGTCGATGCATTTGCCGGTCGCGCCGATCGGGTGCCGATTTCCGAGCCGCACCGCACTTTCCGCGGTTTGATTCAGAACGCGATGCAATCGGCGTTGCGCGATGCCGGTTACGCCTGGGAGTTATACGAGTTGAACCGCGCGGTGACGATGGCGCTGGGTGATGCGGATAGTCAAGCGGCGTGGCTGGTGGGTGAAGACGTATTTTTTCCGGCCGCGACTGGCGACGTGGGGCGCGAGGAAATGGCGCGCACTTTCGATACGCTGAAGTTGCTGGCCTGA
- a CDS encoding TonB-dependent receptor, producing the protein MKSSLRTPLAVLLLAGLNSAGADSNPQTFDIPAQPLHSALQKLADQAGVAVSFTEQQVAGKSAPALKGSFSPREALQRLLVGSGLHYTFNGEGSVSIKNADAGSDAATAMPAVTVVGKAAYDANDPYNPDYRLRNSSTATKTDTPVMETPFSIQVVPKQVLEDRQSVRLDKALENVSGVIPAGGVGAAYGQQNGWVIRGFVTQDYYRDGMRVPSIRIADGFRELANIQKVEVLKGPASILYGRMEPGGIVNLVTKKPLDEAYTAVAQQFGSYDFYRTTVDSTGPITDDKSLLYRVNLAYENSGSFRDFVEHERVFLAPNLRWNISDRTTLDLHLEYQRSNNATDYGFLAPNNRNRPFALANSLSLSGPNSKLDSERISFGFDWSHAFNDRWKINHRFDISYLPLSDLNPQFVPIGSRQFWEGGPACTSLSCEYYLIRYRQQQTAENYYSTVNLSGKFDTWGIKHNLLIGGDYTRINMRNTYAYSSDTPIMDVFNLDYSALVADMSNPNRISRNGQDEGWGGFYFQDQLELPYKVHILAGFRYDDATNTTWTEDLHFANPNRPLQPYTPVSNAETAVKPRFGIVWQPIKEVSVYGNYVENFGLSQGHNSNQQPLPALTAQQYEAGIKTEWFGGKLTGSLAWFEITKQNLPIPDTSPLGLLNGAMVAIGEVRSRGVELDLAGEILPGWRVIGNYAYVDARVINDSDNSGGTGNVGHRLPNVPRNAASLWNTYELQDTALRGLKFGAGVVMRDQREGDLNNGIQLPGYATVDLMASYGFKVGKTKLTTQINAYNILDKGYYESTNGALSLVPIGYGIMPGAPTTVMGMVKVEF; encoded by the coding sequence ATGAAATCCTCGTTGCGCACTCCGCTCGCTGTGTTATTGCTGGCCGGTCTGAATTCGGCCGGCGCGGATTCGAATCCGCAAACTTTCGACATTCCCGCTCAACCCCTGCACAGTGCCCTGCAAAAGCTGGCCGATCAGGCCGGCGTCGCGGTGTCCTTCACCGAACAGCAGGTGGCCGGCAAATCGGCGCCGGCCCTCAAAGGCAGCTTCAGTCCGCGCGAAGCGCTGCAAAGACTACTGGTGGGCAGCGGCCTGCATTACACGTTCAATGGCGAGGGCTCGGTCTCGATCAAGAACGCCGACGCCGGCAGCGATGCCGCCACGGCCATGCCGGCCGTGACTGTGGTCGGCAAGGCGGCCTACGATGCGAATGATCCCTATAATCCGGACTATCGCTTGCGTAACTCGTCGACCGCCACCAAAACCGACACGCCGGTCATGGAAACGCCGTTTTCGATACAAGTCGTCCCTAAGCAGGTGTTGGAAGATCGGCAGTCGGTCAGATTGGATAAAGCCCTGGAGAACGTCAGCGGCGTGATTCCGGCCGGCGGTGTCGGCGCGGCCTACGGCCAACAAAACGGCTGGGTGATTCGCGGTTTCGTGACCCAGGATTATTACCGGGACGGCATGCGGGTGCCCAGCATCCGAATTGCCGACGGTTTTCGCGAGTTGGCGAATATCCAAAAAGTGGAGGTGTTAAAAGGGCCGGCGTCGATTCTGTACGGGCGGATGGAGCCTGGCGGCATCGTCAACCTGGTCACCAAAAAACCCTTGGATGAAGCGTATACGGCCGTTGCTCAGCAGTTCGGTTCCTATGACTTTTATCGCACCACCGTGGACAGCACTGGACCGATCACCGACGACAAGTCGTTGCTGTACCGGGTCAATCTGGCTTACGAAAATAGCGGCTCGTTCCGCGATTTTGTCGAGCACGAGCGGGTGTTTCTGGCGCCGAATCTGCGTTGGAACATCTCCGACCGTACTACGCTGGATCTCCACTTGGAATATCAGCGCAGCAACAATGCCACCGACTACGGATTTCTGGCGCCGAATAACCGCAATCGACCGTTTGCGCTAGCCAATTCCTTAAGCCTGTCCGGACCCAACAGCAAGCTGGATTCGGAACGCATCAGTTTTGGGTTCGACTGGTCGCACGCCTTTAACGACCGATGGAAAATCAATCACCGTTTCGATATTTCGTATTTGCCGCTCAGCGATTTGAATCCGCAATTCGTGCCGATCGGTAGCCGGCAGTTTTGGGAAGGCGGTCCGGCCTGTACCTCGCTCAGTTGCGAGTATTACTTGATCCGCTACCGGCAACAGCAAACGGCGGAAAATTATTATTCGACCGTTAACTTGAGCGGCAAATTCGATACCTGGGGTATAAAGCATAACTTGCTGATTGGCGGCGACTATACCCGTATCAACATGCGCAACACTTACGCCTACAGTTCCGATACGCCGATCATGGATGTGTTCAATCTCGATTATTCCGCGTTGGTGGCCGATATGAGCAACCCCAATCGAATCAGCCGTAACGGCCAGGATGAAGGTTGGGGCGGATTCTACTTCCAGGACCAATTGGAGCTGCCTTACAAAGTCCATATTTTGGCCGGCTTTCGCTACGACGACGCGACCAACACCACCTGGACCGAGGACCTACACTTTGCCAATCCCAATCGGCCGTTACAGCCGTATACGCCGGTGTCCAACGCCGAAACCGCGGTCAAGCCCCGCTTCGGCATTGTCTGGCAACCGATCAAGGAAGTCAGCGTTTACGGCAATTACGTCGAGAACTTCGGTTTGAGCCAAGGACACAATTCCAATCAGCAACCCTTGCCGGCCTTGACCGCGCAACAATACGAAGCCGGCATCAAAACCGAATGGTTCGGCGGTAAGCTGACCGGTTCGTTGGCCTGGTTCGAGATTACCAAGCAAAATCTGCCGATACCGGATACCAGTCCCCTGGGTTTGCTGAACGGCGCGATGGTGGCGATCGGCGAAGTACGCAGTCGCGGGGTGGAACTGGATCTGGCCGGCGAGATATTGCCGGGTTGGCGGGTGATCGGCAATTACGCTTACGTCGATGCCCGAGTCATCAACGATAGCGACAACTCGGGCGGTACCGGCAATGTCGGCCATCGCTTACCCAACGTGCCGCGCAACGCCGCCTCGCTATGGAATACCTACGAATTGCAGGACACGGCTCTGCGCGGCTTGAAATTCGGCGCGGGCGTGGTGATGCGGGATCAGCGCGAAGGCGATCTTAACAACGGTATTCAATTGCCGGGTTACGCGACCGTGGATTTGATGGCGAGCTACGGCTTCAAAGTGGGAAAAACCAAACTGACCACCCAAATCAATGCTTACAACATTCTGGACAAGGGCTATTACGAAAGCACCAACGGCGCTTTATCGCTGGTGCCCATTGGTTACGGCATCATGCCAGGCGCGCCGACTACGGTGATGGGTATGGTCAAGGTGGAGTTTTAA
- a CDS encoding FecR family protein — MSAAPESKSTQLKDQAIEWLIRLNADHCPAAERAAFESWLEQSPAHAAAYIEVLQRMQWLERVGRSDELGRQAALQHRPAKSSAFSQRVGLAVAATVLLGAGLATFSPFGWYGFTSHYSAERGERRTVKLSDGTQLELNTDSQVAVRVNRNQRNVEVVRGEVYFSVVHNPDQPFVVDAGAGRSVDIGTEFEIYRKADQVIVAVQEGRVRVEAKQSRDLTASQVAAYDNDGHFVDASADGVNLSAWRRGKLIFDNRRLDDVLAEIGRYHRAYIGLADPALAGHKVSGTFFTERLEDNLAAIAGSLNLRVRHIGDGQIQLAER; from the coding sequence ATGAGCGCCGCGCCCGAATCCAAATCCACCCAGCTTAAGGACCAAGCCATCGAATGGTTGATCCGTTTGAACGCGGACCACTGCCCAGCCGCCGAGCGGGCGGCGTTCGAATCCTGGCTGGAACAAAGCCCGGCGCACGCGGCGGCCTACATCGAAGTCCTCCAGCGCATGCAATGGCTGGAGCGGGTCGGGCGGAGCGACGAGTTGGGGCGGCAAGCGGCCTTGCAACACCGGCCGGCCAAGTCGTCGGCGTTTTCCCAGCGCGTGGGGCTGGCGGTCGCCGCGACGGTTCTGCTGGGCGCGGGATTGGCGACATTTTCGCCGTTCGGTTGGTATGGCTTTACCAGCCATTACTCGGCGGAGCGGGGCGAACGGCGGACCGTCAAGCTGTCGGACGGCACCCAATTGGAATTGAACACCGACAGTCAGGTCGCGGTGCGCGTCAATCGCAATCAGCGCAACGTCGAGGTGGTCAGGGGGGAGGTGTATTTCAGCGTGGTTCACAACCCCGACCAACCCTTCGTGGTCGACGCCGGCGCCGGGCGTAGCGTGGACATCGGCACCGAATTCGAAATATACCGTAAGGCCGATCAAGTCATCGTGGCGGTACAAGAAGGGCGTGTCCGGGTCGAGGCCAAGCAAAGCCGCGATTTGACGGCCTCGCAGGTCGCGGCTTACGACAACGACGGTCACTTCGTCGATGCGTCCGCCGATGGTGTCAACCTGTCCGCTTGGCGGCGCGGCAAATTGATCTTCGACAATCGCCGCCTGGACGATGTCTTGGCGGAAATCGGCCGCTACCACCGCGCCTATATTGGCTTGGCCGATCCGGCGCTGGCCGGGCACAAGGTCAGCGGCACGTTTTTTACCGAGCGGCTGGAAGACAATTTGGCGGCGATTGCCGGCAGCCTGAATTTGCGGGTGCGCCATATCGGCGACGGCCAAATTCAGCTTGCCGAACGCTGA
- a CDS encoding sigma-70 family RNA polymerase sigma factor, which produces MNIDRLLDKLFRRHNQELLHFASQRAGTAAEDVVQEAYARFLQHPDPASIENPRAFLFRTTSNLTVDYHRRRVLEARYQPDAAAPDFDFEMAVADVAGNDPLPETQASQHQELAALRAVLDELPELTRHAFMLNRIEGLSHAEIGARLGISARSSERYVGIALRHLLTHASFDD; this is translated from the coding sequence ATGAATATTGACCGATTACTGGACAAACTCTTCCGCCGGCATAACCAGGAACTGCTGCACTTCGCCAGCCAACGGGCCGGCACGGCGGCGGAAGACGTGGTGCAGGAAGCCTATGCGCGCTTTTTGCAACATCCCGACCCGGCGTCGATCGAAAATCCGCGCGCGTTTTTGTTTCGCACCACGTCCAATCTCACGGTGGACTACCATCGGCGCCGGGTGCTCGAGGCCCGTTACCAACCGGATGCCGCCGCGCCCGATTTCGACTTCGAGATGGCGGTGGCGGACGTGGCCGGTAACGATCCGTTACCCGAGACCCAGGCCAGCCAGCATCAGGAATTGGCCGCCTTGCGGGCGGTGTTGGACGAGTTGCCGGAACTGACTCGTCACGCTTTTATGCTGAACCGCATCGAAGGTCTGTCCCATGCCGAAATCGGTGCGCGTTTGGGCATTTCCGCCCGCAGTTCCGAGCGCTATGTCGGCATCGCGCTGCGGCATTTATTGACCCATGCATCCTTCGACGATTAG
- a CDS encoding PepSY-associated TM helix domain-containing protein, translating into MKPASENYSRMAELASSAVSARRLNALKARRKRWLAFHLYLGLSAGLLLAVVGLTGGILVFYQELQEILNPELSVVSLPAEGRRNLRPLDDIVAAAENAKPAGSHFFKVYYPRKADIAYKFLYFVREQTPSGKGDGYYIFVDPYTARVQGLQLWHPKDRYWGRPLVSFIMQLHWCLLMGKSGGTIVAILGAFSIISVLTGLIVWWPLTGKFRQALTFKANAGSVRFNFDLHKTAGFYSGIALLPVLFSGIYMTLPERVDVVVKPFSTMTRPNAYSGIPETIDSATPAEGQATISLSRVEAIVQKNYPGGRLWMLNAPKDRTDVFRVMKRDIEELSRFVGYREIAVDQYSGEILKVYDAGTGSNADVFYDWQWPLHSGHAFGWPGRILVLLSGLACPVLFVTGVIRWLQKRRAKRLSRAMGSVTSGR; encoded by the coding sequence ATGAAACCAGCATCCGAGAATTACTCGCGAATGGCTGAGCTTGCTTCGTCGGCAGTTTCCGCCCGCCGTTTAAACGCGCTCAAAGCCCGTCGGAAACGCTGGCTGGCGTTTCATCTTTATCTCGGCTTGAGCGCGGGATTGTTGCTGGCTGTTGTCGGTCTGACCGGCGGCATCCTGGTGTTCTACCAGGAACTGCAGGAGATTTTGAACCCGGAGTTGTCGGTCGTATCCTTACCGGCCGAGGGGCGGCGCAATTTACGCCCATTGGATGACATAGTCGCGGCGGCCGAAAACGCTAAACCGGCGGGCAGCCACTTTTTTAAAGTGTATTACCCACGCAAAGCCGATATTGCCTATAAATTTTTATATTTTGTCCGGGAACAAACCCCGTCAGGCAAGGGCGACGGCTATTACATTTTCGTCGATCCTTACACCGCGCGAGTTCAGGGCTTACAACTCTGGCATCCGAAAGATCGATACTGGGGTCGGCCCTTGGTCAGTTTCATCATGCAACTGCATTGGTGTTTGCTGATGGGCAAAAGCGGCGGCACTATCGTCGCGATTCTCGGCGCATTTTCGATTATTTCGGTATTGACCGGCTTGATCGTCTGGTGGCCGCTTACCGGCAAATTCAGACAAGCACTGACATTTAAAGCCAATGCGGGCTCGGTCAGGTTTAACTTCGATCTACATAAAACCGCCGGCTTTTATTCCGGTATCGCGTTACTGCCGGTGCTGTTTTCCGGTATTTACATGACCCTGCCGGAGCGAGTAGACGTAGTAGTCAAGCCGTTTTCTACAATGACTCGGCCGAATGCCTACAGCGGCATTCCGGAAACCATCGATAGCGCTACTCCGGCCGAGGGACAAGCGACGATAAGCTTGTCGCGGGTGGAAGCGATCGTGCAGAAAAATTACCCCGGCGGCAGACTCTGGATGCTGAATGCACCGAAGGACAGAACCGACGTGTTCCGGGTCATGAAGCGCGACATCGAAGAATTAAGCCGCTTCGTCGGCTATCGGGAGATTGCCGTCGATCAATACAGCGGCGAAATTCTGAAAGTGTACGACGCCGGTACCGGTTCCAACGCCGACGTTTTCTACGATTGGCAATGGCCCTTGCATTCGGGCCATGCCTTCGGTTGGCCGGGCAGAATTTTGGTGTTGTTGAGCGGCTTGGCTTGCCCGGTATTATTCGTCACCGGCGTGATACGCTGGCTTCAAAAACGGCGAGCCAAACGACTTTCGCGCGCGATGGGTTCGGTAACGTCGGGCCGATGA
- a CDS encoding TonB-dependent receptor, with protein MIEKSTEIRHSQGSRGLSAAIALTLGGMLTLSPFQSGHTEPASQTDAVRHFQIPAQALEDALNAFIEASDWQVGFPAGLAKNARSNVVNGDYLPQQALEILLRGTGLSYRLTGRNSVTLQTAPSSRSTDLTTMSAVMVSGKRQYDATDPFNKDYSVPNTSFATKTDTPIMETPLNVQVIPKAVLDDNQAIKIDQAVKYVSGVTTGQAAGGLTDQVTIRGFYNYNLFRNGFRIDASGPEGTRNMANVQSLEVLKGPAAMLYGRVEPGGMLNIVTKKPLDTAYYAFQQQFGSFDLFRSSLDATGPVTDNKDLLYRMNLAFEKSGSFRENVDYDKLFVAPVLQWNISPATTALLELEYRKENNVYDLHARPLIIDGTRADGSWINPRLADIPRERNLMEDNRNHVEDKLIGLNLTHKFNDDWVLTEQLNIQLLDRDRVVMLPGTLQADQRTLNRRLLTSDFFTNDSYFTTTNLTGHFDTGFLKHTLLIGGDYYLQDINSVGYSSTAASTIDIYNPVHTGNPPIDPTTRASQSFHTQTDFYGIYLQDQIQLPYNVHVMGGFRYQNVEQYDVIAGTIGQKADAVTPQVGVLWQPINWLSLYGNYVENFGVTNGNLTSDKSFLPPETAEQWEVGFKTAFFEDRLTSTVAYYQLTKRNIATTDLLNPSFAVATGEAQSRGVEVDVKGEILPGWNAIATYAYTETEVLKENNPNNIRVGGGFRGIPKHTSTLWTTYDFQQESLRGFKVGAGLELVSDKKATFDNHDFSFAGYGVIDLLAAYTRTVAKTNVTLQLNVTNLLDKEYVHDGFAMPFQTRATWGTPRSFMGSVKVEF; from the coding sequence ATGATCGAAAAGTCCACTGAAATCCGCCATTCTCAAGGTTCGCGCGGCTTGAGCGCGGCCATCGCGCTGACCCTCGGCGGCATGTTGACGCTATCGCCGTTCCAATCCGGCCATACCGAACCGGCCAGCCAAACAGACGCCGTCCGCCATTTCCAGATCCCCGCGCAAGCGCTGGAAGACGCGCTGAACGCATTCATCGAGGCCAGCGACTGGCAAGTGGGTTTTCCGGCAGGTTTGGCGAAAAACGCGCGCTCCAATGTAGTCAATGGCGACTACTTGCCGCAACAGGCGTTGGAGATATTGTTGAGAGGGACTGGACTGAGCTATCGCTTAACCGGCCGAAATAGCGTGACCTTACAAACAGCGCCAAGCTCACGCTCCACGGATTTAACGACCATGTCCGCCGTGATGGTGTCCGGCAAAAGACAATACGACGCCACCGACCCATTCAACAAGGATTACTCGGTACCCAACACCTCATTCGCGACCAAAACCGACACGCCGATCATGGAAACCCCACTCAACGTCCAAGTGATTCCGAAAGCGGTGTTGGATGACAATCAAGCGATAAAAATCGATCAGGCCGTCAAATACGTTAGCGGCGTGACCACCGGTCAGGCGGCGGGCGGTTTGACGGACCAAGTGACCATACGCGGCTTCTATAACTACAACTTGTTTCGCAACGGCTTTCGTATCGACGCATCCGGCCCGGAAGGCACGCGAAACATGGCGAACGTGCAAAGTCTGGAAGTACTGAAAGGCCCCGCCGCGATGTTGTACGGCCGCGTCGAGCCCGGCGGCATGCTCAATATCGTCACAAAAAAACCGCTGGATACCGCGTATTACGCGTTCCAGCAGCAATTCGGTTCGTTTGATTTGTTCCGCTCCAGCCTCGACGCCACCGGACCGGTGACCGACAATAAAGATTTGCTGTACCGAATGAACCTCGCCTTCGAAAAAAGCGGTTCGTTTCGGGAAAACGTCGATTACGACAAACTGTTCGTTGCGCCGGTACTGCAATGGAACATCAGTCCCGCCACCACCGCGCTGTTAGAGCTTGAGTACCGTAAGGAAAACAATGTGTACGATCTGCACGCCCGACCGTTAATTATCGACGGCACCAGGGCGGACGGCTCCTGGATCAATCCGCGTTTGGCGGACATTCCGCGCGAACGGAATTTGATGGAGGACAACCGCAACCATGTCGAAGACAAGCTGATCGGCTTGAATCTTACTCATAAATTTAACGACGATTGGGTATTGACCGAGCAGTTGAATATCCAGTTGTTGGATCGAGACCGCGTGGTGATGTTACCCGGCACGCTGCAAGCCGACCAGCGCACGCTGAACAGACGCTTACTCACCAGCGACTTTTTCACAAACGACAGCTATTTCACGACCACCAATTTGACCGGCCATTTCGATACCGGATTTCTAAAACACACCTTGTTGATTGGCGGCGATTATTATTTGCAAGACATCAATTCCGTCGGTTACAGCAGCACGGCCGCGAGCACCATCGACATTTACAACCCCGTCCATACCGGCAATCCGCCCATCGACCCAACGACGCGCGCCAGCCAGTCGTTTCATACCCAAACCGACTTTTACGGGATTTATCTACAAGATCAAATCCAACTGCCTTACAACGTTCACGTCATGGGCGGTTTTCGCTATCAAAACGTGGAGCAGTATGACGTGATCGCTGGAACCATCGGTCAGAAAGCCGATGCGGTGACGCCGCAGGTGGGGGTTCTTTGGCAGCCGATTAACTGGCTGAGCCTCTATGGCAACTACGTCGAAAACTTTGGCGTCACCAACGGAAATTTAACCAGCGATAAATCGTTTTTGCCGCCGGAAACCGCGGAACAGTGGGAGGTCGGCTTTAAAACCGCATTTTTCGAAGATCGGTTGACGAGTACGGTCGCCTATTATCAATTGACCAAGCGGAACATCGCGACCACCGATTTGCTCAATCCGAGCTTCGCGGTTGCGACTGGCGAAGCGCAAAGCCGAGGCGTTGAGGTGGATGTTAAAGGCGAAATTTTGCCGGGATGGAACGCTATCGCCACTTATGCATACACCGAAACCGAAGTTCTTAAAGAAAACAACCCGAATAACATCAGAGTTGGCGGCGGTTTTCGCGGCATTCCCAAACACACTTCCACGCTGTGGACGACATACGATTTCCAGCAGGAGTCTCTGCGCGGATTCAAGGTTGGGGCAGGTTTGGAGTTGGTCAGCGACAAGAAAGCCACTTTCGACAATCACGACTTTAGTTTTGCCGGTTACGGCGTCATCGATCTATTGGCGGCCTACACGCGGACGGTGGCGAAAACCAATGTCACGTTACAGCTCAACGTGACCAATTTGCTGGATAAGGAGTATGTCCACGACGGATTTGCGATGCCTTTTCAAACCCGTGCAACCTGGGGCACGCCTCGATCTTTCATGGGTTCGGTTAAGGTCGAGTTCTAA
- a CDS encoding FecR family protein, translating to MSTATDSSFPPELSALDREALAWLTRLSGEPADASARREFADWLQQSPEHRQAYERAEALWSSPALVVALGQYAAIPLPVPVRRFTAGWAAAAGVMLVCGWLAFAAGWIDVLRADFATPAGKQRREILADGSALILNTDSAVKLDYADGRRGVILLKGEAYFEVQPDKARPFVVRVEQGTVSVVGTRFSVRDGATTSVDVESGVVVCSTERGESRTVRAGQHSDMSTAGVSEPAASDAEQRFAWLKGRLIFKDKSLADVIAELDRYHPGAIVVADADLGQIRITGNYKLQDTAALVRTLADIAGAKVYGLDGYLTVLKR from the coding sequence ATGTCCACCGCAACCGATTCTTCATTTCCACCCGAGCTGTCCGCCCTTGACCGCGAGGCCTTGGCCTGGCTGACCCGCCTGAGCGGCGAACCGGCCGACGCCAGCGCGCGCCGGGAGTTCGCCGATTGGTTGCAACAATCGCCGGAACACCGGCAGGCTTACGAACGCGCCGAAGCCCTGTGGAGCTCGCCGGCCTTGGTCGTCGCGCTTGGACAGTATGCGGCGATTCCGTTGCCGGTGCCGGTCCGCCGCTTTACGGCCGGTTGGGCGGCAGCGGCCGGCGTGATGCTGGTTTGCGGCTGGCTGGCGTTCGCCGCCGGCTGGATCGACGTGCTGCGCGCCGATTTCGCTACCCCCGCCGGCAAACAGCGCCGGGAAATACTCGCCGACGGTTCCGCGCTGATTTTAAATACCGACAGCGCGGTAAAGCTTGACTACGCCGACGGCCGGCGCGGCGTGATTTTGTTGAAAGGGGAGGCATATTTCGAAGTACAACCGGACAAAGCCCGGCCCTTCGTGGTGCGCGTCGAGCAAGGCACGGTCAGTGTGGTTGGAACCCGTTTCAGCGTGCGCGATGGCGCGACCACGTCGGTCGACGTCGAAAGCGGTGTGGTCGTTTGCAGCACCGAACGCGGCGAAAGCCGGACCGTACGGGCCGGTCAGCACAGCGACATGTCGACGGCCGGCGTATCGGAACCGGCGGCCAGCGATGCGGAGCAACGCTTTGCCTGGCTGAAGGGGCGCTTGATTTTCAAGGATAAATCGCTCGCCGATGTCATCGCCGAACTGGACCGCTACCATCCTGGTGCCATCGTCGTCGCCGACGCCGACCTCGGGCAAATCCGGATCACCGGCAACTACAAATTACAGGACACCGCCGCGCTGGTCCGCACGCTGGCCGACATCGCAGGCGCCAAAGTCTACGGTTTGGACGGGTACCTGACGGTGTTAAAACGCTAA
- a CDS encoding RNA polymerase sigma factor gives MSSIAVDVGDLFRDHRQSLIHSIFTIVGCPQTAEDLAQEAYLKLLQTAQSQDIHFPRPFLYQIGRNLALDHLRKQQVRQAGVERDRDDDGEDDLLARLPAGAPTPDRQVEDQQQVALLMKALEGLSERRRQILVMHKFHHWPYERIARHFGISRSAVEKNVQVALAHLLAAQMNGTD, from the coding sequence ATGAGCAGCATAGCGGTCGATGTCGGCGATTTGTTTCGCGATCATCGGCAATCCTTGATTCACTCAATCTTCACGATCGTCGGATGCCCGCAGACCGCCGAGGACTTGGCGCAGGAAGCGTATTTGAAATTGCTCCAGACCGCGCAATCCCAGGATATTCATTTTCCCAGGCCGTTTTTGTACCAGATCGGCCGTAATCTAGCCTTGGACCACCTGCGCAAGCAGCAGGTGCGCCAAGCCGGCGTCGAGCGCGACCGCGATGACGATGGCGAGGACGACCTGCTGGCGCGATTGCCGGCCGGCGCGCCAACGCCGGACCGGCAAGTCGAAGACCAGCAACAGGTCGCGTTATTGATGAAAGCGCTGGAGGGCCTGTCGGAACGGCGCCGGCAAATTCTGGTGATGCACAAGTTTCACCACTGGCCCTACGAACGCATTGCCCGGCATTTCGGAATTTCCCGCAGCGCGGTCGAGAAAAACGTCCAGGTTGCGTTAGCGCATTTGCTGGCCGCGCAAATGAACGGTACCGACTGA